The DNA sequence CTGCCTGCAAAAAGGACTGCCAATATAACTTGTATGAGGCACGAGCTTATACGCCTGACGCGTGAGACAAAAGATAGTTCATAGAAATGAGCAATGAGTCTGTAGTCTGTTCTCGTGCGCCGCACGCGCGAACCGACGATTACCGAGAGCACCCGATGTTTGACGAAATTCGCCAGCCGGAGACCTCTCGTTATTAGTATAGTTTCGATGTATCTGTGACGCGTTAATTATTGCTTGTTTAtgttaagtaattgtttttttatttttgttttggttCTTTTCTATACTGTGTGTGGTGCCAGTGAATATGAGCGTGaatgaaaattattgttttattgcaaTTTCTAATCTTAATACTTAGTGAGCAAGTAAAGCGCACCACCAGTTCGATGACCCAACAGCCGCCACTGGTATGAACTATATATACTCGCCacagatcgcgggtgagcaaataggaattgtttatagttcattgatatgtacctgcgcaaagtaacgtcagattcaataaattacaattaatatatgttaaagaaaataaaactggaaaaaaccggccaagtgcgagtcggcctcgcgcgcgaagggttccgtaccattatccatacaacattagacattagcaaaaaaacggaaaaaacaagttaagtttgttgtatgggagccaaTGATATTTCATAGTATATATATGTTACGTTAATTCCtatagtttggctaatgaaagctgaacccagctattatttgagtggcaaaattattcaaatgtcatgggcaatcagatcaaagagtataagaaaacagacacttgagcttgtactattatctattctgtgacttgttgagtTTAGACCTTTGTGTGTTAAAATAagagtttttttggaaatttactgctgaaacatgggcgaaacaatcaaaagtggtgagccacagattattttaaccataaattgaaaatacaaactgaaatatagatgcacagaaaaaccagaaaaataagaccagcactgggaatcgaacccaggtcctcggtattccgtcaCTGCTTAAgcggctaaataagaaacaaacaagctgagacatgcataggggaaattcgtgtctgtaccgttgaccagcagtggtgtagcagtatagcacgcggtacggaataccgaggacctgggttcgattcccagtgctggtcttatttttctggtttttctatgcatctatatttcagtttgtattttcaatttaggttttacgggatgaccgtaaaagtaaaaatttggaattgaaataaaaaatacaaaatgattccaaaaaaacaatcttattttaaccatgataagcaaattcaaacaaaaaaaaccggccaagcgcgtgtcggacacgctcaaactagggttccatagccaatacgaaaaattaagtaatatttttctaagaatttcgtattttatacggaatcttccttagtttaggtatattttatacctttggctgctatttacccttaaactactaataattctcaagcaaacttagccgttatagttttccttgaaagtttgatatacttactaccatcctaaattttttcaaatttttccacccaccggtttagattttagaggggaggggaacgacgacgctcgattttaatgataatttgcactttaaagttgaatatttcgcaaacatatcgctgaatcgaaaaatcgtctgagcaaacccatggttttaaaagacctatccaacgataccccacactatagggttggataagaaaaaaaaatcacccccactttaacgtttataccctaaaaaaaaaatattttttatttttttactgtaccattttgtcggcatagtttacatatatatccttgcaaaattacagcattctagcattgatagtccctgcgcaaagccgcggacggacggacccacagacagacagacggacagacagacagagacagacagacagatatacagaccagacagacagcggagtctcagtaatagggttccattggcacactttgggtacggaaccctagaaaagGCAGTCTGGTTTTGCAAACATAATATATgtggaaaaatatatttaaaaaccaaTTCTCACAAATCACAATTCGCTTGGCAGCAACTAGTACATGAGTAAACGATTTTATTCATTAATACATTATTatgaacaaacaaataaaaattcaaagatATAAACAATAAgggatgtaaaaaaaaaatatgaaaaaaaaaaaaatatggtttgtgtgctttgcctaccccttTTGGGactgatgtttgtgtgtgtagtttaaaaaaaataaggaataaCTTATTAAAATGCAGAGCAATAAAACAATATAGCTGTCATTATAAACATGGAGCTGTCAAAGTTTCTTGTATCAGTACATATTGAGATATTTTGGAGTAATATTTCATAAGTGGGTACTTACCGTGTGTTGTTAAAGGTGAttgaaacaataacaaaatttgGCAAATCATGAGTTAGATGTTATGAGCAAACATAGCACTACAGGAGGCATTTAGCGGGCACATTTAGTTGGTAATGTTAAATGTTTAATGGAAGTGTTAATGTGcctaaatgatgatgatgatggtatcctgttatccctcactagggacatagggcttgtagaagttttccatttggctcgatcttgcctaggtattgtataatatatttatataatattaaatattacttgttttatttaaaataaatataaattggcTTCGGTACAGTACCTATTAATAAGTAAGGAGTAAAAATACTAAGTATAAATACTTTCTTCAgacaactgtttttttttttttgtaaacattacCAACTGATGTGGCCGCAAAATGCCTCCTCTAGTGCTATGTTTGGTTATGAGAGAGATGTTACGGTTTGTCTCGCTTTCAATCTTGCTATTTTACCAAgatgtattttgccaatgttgATGTAAAAACATTACCTACATGAGGAGACTGTTGCATTTATGTAATAACATTACAAACAATTAGTTAGTACTCACTCTGTTTGGCAGGTAGAGCACCGAAACTTGTGTAGAGCGATGATGTGATCATTCAGTGTTGACACTTTGGAAAATTGTTTGTTGCAATATTcgcatctgaaaaaaaaattgtataattttttttacaaaaaatttaatcactgtcataatcatttataacaatatatcggatgtaacaaagaaaaaaaagttaaatagcAACCTTCTATATTTAAATAACATGATTTTGGCTGAATTTTCATACCcttcttcattaaaaaataaagcactCATATACGTAAGACATGTTTACTATCCTGGGCCTTAATtattagggatgggccgaatattcgttttatattcggtatttGGTATATTCGGCAGGTTTACTGAATATTCGTATTGGGCCAAATATTTGGCTAAATCACCAAATGTTCAGCAAAGTGGTACTCAAACTTTTTACTGTGTTGAGTTGAGCCGTGTATGAGTTGAGTGTTAagtgtgttatttttatgaggtataGTGAGGCTTTATGCTTTTGTTGACATTGTAGCTTTATTTCTAATaacagcaaataaaaataatggttattcattaaaaacaaaatataagtatgtagcTGTTGTGAGATTAAGCTACAGtgatctttataataaaataatatgctaATATAATCAAGTTGTTATTGtgagaattttttatttttatcaagagttgcatgattaaattacaacatttcaacaaaacattaatcatatttctagtttctaATTAGGAATAAATTATGCAGAATATTTGGTTTGGTAAAAGTTTTACTGAAAAATCGGCAGAATGTTtgtattcggtgaaacccatgttcggcccatctctattAATTATGCACTGTTAAgatcaattaaatatttttattacactagcTTTATCCCGTGGCTTTTTTGCcttttaccatatttttttttccggattaaaaaaaaaaagaattggaTCATTATCCtgtggcaatttaaaaaaattcattcTTTGTGCATCTCTATTCAATAGCCACGTAAGTTGCcgcatactttataaagtacaaatcaattgtaagaataattAATACCCCATACAATTGCCAAAGAAATCAGAgcaaaattggttatgaaaTGGTTCCACcatggtacatgattcagtttcctcgccTTGTATGTTAAAAGTGAATACTAACTTGAATCTGTCTTTGATGACATGGTTGGTATAGCAGTGGCCGCGGAAGCTCGGGTACCCGACAATATCCTTGTGGCATATAACGCATGTGTACACAATCTCCTCCGTCCCCAGATTGTGCTTATTGTAATGTGTATCATAATCCTTTTTATTTCTAAACGTCAAGTGGCAAAGGCTGCAGTAGATGCCACCGACTAAGTCAATAGTGGTTAACTTGAGGTTGGCCACCTGCAATGGCGATGGGGATGCCATGATGAGCTCGCTGTGATTCTATGTGTGATCCATTTACGGGTCTGTCTATGTTAAATGGATGTCAGTGCTACTATTGAAAACATCGTCACAACCTTTCTGAGCAGCTACATGATCCTTGTGTTGTTATACATCTGCAATACAAAAAACATCAATGCCAGCGCGACCTTGACGAAAGTAAAAGAAAAAGACGAATAAGTACTGAAAAACAAGAGAAGAAACGCCGGTTGTTAACTTTTTCGCTCCCATTCGACGTGACTTCGCATATAATGAAGCCGGTACTTGCATCGCGCGCCGCGACATCGATAAGGTTGCTCGGATCAGCCATTTAAAACCATATGCCTATTTTACGAAATATGAATGCATACTCACAAAATCGGAAAGGAACTTATAGATGAGCATCGGACAAGAGTCCTGCGGAAAGCTTTACATGATAACAGCCGAAATAAAAGTTAAACTCTATAAAATGTAACACCGGATAACACAGAACGCTAAGAAAACGTGTGGAATTTTGACAGTTGTGAAGAGTTTGTGATTTAGTAAAAATCGATAAAATTATCTATCGGAAGAAACTGTTTTTAGTGTGTCTGAAAAGCACTTCCAAATAGAAGAGGTTGTTAAAAATATGCCTCAAACAGTGTACTCGTTTTCTTTTTAATCCATTTTACTGCTATCAAAACGTTTCAACAAGATTTGtagtcaaaaaaaaagtttgcgtTTAGTTCAGCACACCCATCAGTATCTCTCACTGAACACTTGTCTTGTCTGTCAAATCTTTAACTTTCGCAAAAAACAAattcgaaattatttttttagtatttagtttatttacctAATTACCTATTAAATCAATAAGCGTTCTTAAACACATAGTTACAACCGATTACTGAAATCTGTTAAAACCAATTCATAAAAAGCTGGTTTATATCTACTGTGCGGTAAGTgcgtcatttgttttatttgtagcaagtttattaatattttactatCTAATATAAGATAACAGATTTCTATGGCGATAATATTATAACTTCAGTGTATATAAAGAAACACAAACTCATAGCGAAGCGAAGCACGCGGAGTGAACCTACGAACTCCATTCAAAACATTGCGATGTTTTGTAATAACATCAGTTTTGGCGGGTTGCCAACCAATCTCCCGAAATAGTGAGTATCTGAGGGACGCACGGCGTTCCCAAACCATTCACGCCAGTCGCGACTCTGGCTGGATAACTTCAGTTTTACAATTTATGTGACATTAGTCATGGAGCGCCAAAATCCTGGCTATTCGAGTTTTCATAGCTCCATGCGGAGCAGAGACTCGCCGTCGTCGACAGGCAGCGACGCAAGGGAAAAAATAAAGGATTGCTTGAGGAAGTTCATAGCTTTTATGTTTACACAAGTGGGTGTGGGTGCGCTGGTGGTGTGTTACGCGATGCTGGGCGCCGCGAGCTTCATACAGATCGAGCGTTTCAGTACTGACCAGCAACTCGAAGATGTGATTCAATGGCGGCGGAACTGCGCCGAGCAGCTCTGGAACATATCACAGAAGCACAACATATTTGAAGAAGTTGCCTTCAAAAAAGGAGCCGACAGAGTCCTTCAATTATACCAGAATAACATCACTGCTGCCATTCACACCGGCTATAACGGCCACGCCCCTGAAGACATCTGGTCATTCCCAGCTGCTTTGATGTACAGTTTGTCTGTGTTCACTATGATTGGATATGGTAATATCATACCAAAAACTGCACGGGGTAAAATCTTAACAATTGCCTATGCTTTTTTCGGAATACCAATTTACATACTATACTTCTGTAACATGGGTAAAGTTCTTGCAAAAACGTTCAAGTGGTTGTACATCACAGCCCATGAGTGCAGTAGACGCGATGATGCAGTTTTTGAGGATGGAGAGCCTATTAAGAGAAAGATAACTGTGCCATCAACGGCTTGCTTATGGGTTATATCTTTCTACATCCTTTCGGGGACTATTATGTTTGGAGCTTGGGAGAAATGGAATTATCTGGATTCAACATACTTTTGTGTAATTAGTTTGTGCAAGATAGGATTTGGGGACTTTGTGCCTGGCGCTAACATTGCGGATTCCGCTGGAGGCTCTCATGTGAAACTGGTAATCAACTTTATATATGTTCTTCTCGGTATGGGTCTGGTTGCGATGTGCTACAACCTCATGTGTGAGGATGTGAGGGTTAAAGTGAGGGAAATGCGGCAAGATCTCAAGAACTGTCTTGATGATATAACCCTCAAGATTACTGTGTGTATGAACGATACAAAATATTATCACCAGAAAGCTAATAGACATGTGAAGTGAAGAGAATCACTGTAGAAACCTGTAATGAggatttaatattttcttgatAAACAAGTTTGTAATGAgatgcaaatttttattataacaaaataatttgcaGTGTAAACTTTGTTAAAATAGGAATATAATTTTTCAGATGGAGGTGTTTGAaatgtgtatacatacttactaaaaaaactaattaatagCATTTTTGTAATGAAATCAGATAAGATTTTTCAACTAAAGTACAAACAATTCTGACTACTtaaattcttatttattatttatttggaattCCCCTATTCCTTCCCATAACTCTATCTCCAGTACCCTATAAAAGCGATCAGAGGCTAACAGACAAAGGCTGTTTCaagaaaacttacaatttgtaTGTAgctttctgtgtatctatagtGTAAGCTTGCATTTATTACTGTCACCatgttgaattaaataaatgtatttttatagtgagtatagttttatttctttaaacttGGCTCTTGTGTGTGTATTTtccaaaatttgacaaaaaaattgaaataaatcaaACACAATCTTTTCGATTTCTGTGTTGGATGGAAAACTAGAAAACAAATGTTTATGTTGAATTTATTTGacaattgttttgaaaatatgCATGTGGTTGATTGAGGCTATACTGTTTAACACTATCGAAATCACAATTTCCGCCCTGGACTATTGCCACCTTGGTTGTAGGTTAAATTTGCCTCTGGTTTAT is a window from the Choristoneura fumiferana chromosome 13, NRCan_CFum_1, whole genome shotgun sequence genome containing:
- the LOC141434413 gene encoding TWiK family of potassium channels protein 7-like, with the protein product MERQNPGYSSFHSSMRSRDSPSSTGSDAREKIKDCLRKFIAFMFTQVGVGALVVCYAMLGAASFIQIERFSTDQQLEDVIQWRRNCAEQLWNISQKHNIFEEVAFKKGADRVLQLYQNNITAAIHTGYNGHAPEDIWSFPAALMYSLSVFTMIGYGNIIPKTARGKILTIAYAFFGIPIYILYFCNMGKVLAKTFKWLYITAHECSRRDDAVFEDGEPIKRKITVPSTACLWVISFYILSGTIMFGAWEKWNYLDSTYFCVISLCKIGFGDFVPGANIADSAGGSHVKLVINFIYVLLGMGLVAMCYNLMCEDVRVKVREMRQDLKNCLDDITLKITVCMNDTKYYHQKANRHVK